The DNA region CGGGTTCGGGACGCCCGCGGACAAGGCCGCGTTCGCCACGCTGCACGAGGCGTCGCTCGCCGCGCCGCCGCTGCGCGACGGGCTCAACCGCGACTCCGCGCGCCGCGCCGCGCGCCACCTGCGGGCGCTGCTGGGCACGCCCGCCCTCGCGGTGATCGGCGGCGACACGCTGCTCGCCTGGGAGGGTCCGGGCCGCCACCACAGCGGACAGGCCGTGGCGCACGCCGCCCAGGCGCTGCGGGCCGAACGCCCCTGGGTGGTCCCCGAGGAGGTCATCGCCTGCGGCGACCTCGACTGCCCGGTGCGCAGCGCCGTCGTGGTGCCGCTGGTCGTCGACGGGCTCGTCGTGGGCGCGCTGTCGGTCTACGCCCGGCAGGTCTCCGCCGCCCTGGTCCGCGCCGCCGGCGAGGTCGCCCACTGGGTCATCGCGCAGCTCGAACTCGCAGAGCTCGACCGCTCCCGCACCCGGATGATCGAGGCCGAACTGCGGGCCCTGCGCGCGCAGATATCGCCGCACTTCGTCTACAACTCGCTGACCGCCATCGCCTCCTTCGTCCGCACCGACCCCGACCAGGCCCGCGAACTGCTGCTGGAGTTCGCCGAGTTGACCCGCTACAGCCTGCGCCGGCACGGCCAGTTCAGCACGCTGGCCGAGGAGTT from Actinacidiphila sp. DG2A-62 includes:
- a CDS encoding sensor histidine kinase, whose translation is MGSVGAVAGTAVVVAVAAGLLFRVVRGRRGFGTPADKAAFATLHEASLAAPPLRDGLNRDSARRAARHLRALLGTPALAVIGGDTLLAWEGPGRHHSGQAVAHAAQALRAERPWVVPEEVIACGDLDCPVRSAVVVPLVVDGLVVGALSVYARQVSAALVRAAGEVAHWVIAQLELAELDRSRTRMIEAELRALRAQISPHFVYNSLTAIASFVRTDPDQARELLLEFAELTRYSLRRHGQFSTLAEELRSVDRYLRLERARFGSRLQVDLLIAPEVLPVAVPFLCLQPIVENAVRHGLGPKSTPGRVTIRAEDAGAECRISVEDDGVGMDPEDVRARLAGEAGSDSLGLGNVDERLRAVFGDEYGLVVETAPGAGTKVNVRVPKYRNGVRVP